In Aliamphritea ceti, a single window of DNA contains:
- a CDS encoding multidrug effflux MFS transporter, with protein MPNKSYTGQMPFAEFVTLMAMMMSLVALAIDAMLPALALMGDALQVADINDVQLVVSVLFLGMAVGQLCYGPASDSFGRRPVMYLGYALFIAGGILCIVAQDLHVMLLGRFLQGFGLAAPKILTVAIVRDQFSGRDMARVMSFIMVIFIVIPMIAPVFGQLILWVADWRYIFVAILVIGLISLVWFHLRQPETHPQERRAEFSFKAISKAFMTVTTDRFAMGYTVMAGIVSGAFVAYLSSSAQVFQQLYGLGELFPLYFALLAFAIGFSSYLNGRLVMRLGMQHLTWRALLILMISSTLCVVASSYWQGLPPLWLLTLYFILAFACIGMLFSNLNALAMEGLGQYAGMGAAVVGAVSTLLSAIIGVFIGGLFNGTVIPLVAGFAVCAAVGLVMMRWIEAGRAEVQTS; from the coding sequence GTGCCGAATAAATCCTATACGGGGCAAATGCCGTTCGCTGAGTTTGTCACGCTTATGGCGATGATGATGTCGCTGGTTGCCCTGGCGATTGATGCAATGTTGCCAGCGTTAGCACTAATGGGAGATGCCCTGCAGGTTGCAGACATTAATGATGTGCAGCTGGTGGTATCTGTTTTGTTTTTAGGCATGGCAGTGGGGCAGCTGTGTTACGGACCTGCATCTGACAGCTTTGGCCGCCGACCTGTGATGTACCTGGGGTATGCGCTGTTTATTGCTGGCGGTATCCTGTGTATCGTCGCGCAGGATTTGCATGTGATGCTGCTGGGACGGTTTTTGCAAGGCTTTGGTCTGGCGGCACCGAAAATTCTGACGGTAGCAATTGTCCGGGATCAGTTTTCCGGGCGGGATATGGCCAGGGTCATGTCATTTATTATGGTTATCTTTATTGTTATTCCGATGATCGCACCGGTATTCGGGCAGTTGATTCTTTGGGTGGCTGACTGGCGTTACATCTTTGTGGCCATATTAGTGATCGGGTTGATTAGCTTAGTTTGGTTTCATTTGCGTCAACCAGAAACGCACCCGCAGGAACGCAGGGCGGAGTTTTCGTTCAAGGCAATCAGTAAAGCATTTATGACGGTTACAACCGATCGCTTTGCCATGGGCTATACCGTAATGGCGGGTATCGTCTCTGGGGCGTTTGTTGCCTATCTGAGTTCGTCCGCTCAGGTGTTTCAACAGCTGTATGGGCTAGGGGAATTGTTTCCGCTTTATTTTGCATTGCTTGCGTTTGCGATTGGTTTTTCTTCTTATCTTAATGGCCGGCTGGTGATGCGTTTAGGTATGCAACATCTCACTTGGCGGGCTCTGCTTATCTTAATGATTAGCTCTACGCTGTGTGTAGTTGCCAGCAGCTATTGGCAAGGATTACCGCCGCTCTGGCTGTTAACCCTGTATTTTATTTTGGCGTTTGCCTGTATTGGTATGTTGTTCAGTAATCTGAATGCTTTGGCAATGGAAGGTCTGGGGCAATATGCCGGTATGGGAGCAGCGGTGGTAGGCGCTGTTTCAACACTGTTATCCGCAATAATAGGCGTATTTATTGGTGGGCTGTTTAACGGGACGGTGATTCCTTTGGTGGCTGGTTTTGCTGTATGTGCTGCTGTGGGGCTGGTGATGATGCGCTGGATAGAAGCGGGGCGAGCTGAGGTTCAGACATCCTGA